In Ptychodera flava strain L36383 chromosome 6, AS_Pfla_20210202, whole genome shotgun sequence, the sequence CGAGCAACCGTTATGTCGGAGAATGAGACATTACCACCGTCATCGCGGTTTGAACAGAGAGATGCCATATTTAGAGCACACTTCACATTTGTAGGCAAAGATTAATGTGGATTTTAAAATTGCATCGACAGCTACTTGTATCTGCGTCTGTGTCGTGTTTCAGCGACTGGGGCGTAGCCTGGAAACGCAAAACGCGcgcaaatttactttttaagcAGTTTAAATACATTTCCATCTCCAAAAGGTGAAGGTGCGGCATTATCTGTTACAAGTCGTTGgataatttttgtaaatatttgacgTCGTTGCAATTTCGTCTCAATCTGTTGCATGTTACATGTGGTTTTCTTTGTAATCGAAGGCATCAAAACAGATATGAGGAGATTTACTTTCACGTCATAAATGTCcacgaaaaaatgaaaattggtctTTGTCACGTTCGTCATAAATATTGACAAGTAAATGACAATACTATATGTGTTAGAGCCAAATGCAAAGCTGAAAAACTACCTTCGCATGCGATGACGAAGCAAAGACTTTACAAATAATTACTTTCAAGGTTGTtgtcaatacatgtatgttgccTAAATGCTGAGAATTTCAAGTAGGAAAATCCGGTGAAACTATAGCAAGCAAATAACAGCACAGTGGTTGACCTTCAAAGTAaagacaacaaacaaacaaacaaattccGTTCGACGAACGGAAGTTTGTAAATCTGACGTGCTGGTGCACGCTGATCATAAAATCCATTCTGCCCATGTGAACACGTTGAAAATAGAAATTGAGTAATCTTGGAGGCGGAATCGCCCCGAATGAGGAGACCACAACAGTAATGGACCTAAAGATCCGATCGGATGTCAATTTCATAGACGactgtgttttaatgaattaATGGAAATTCTATTAAGCGAGTAAAAACGAGAAAATGATGACGAAACCAGAGCATTGGGATTGGATAATTCAGGTTTAATACAACTCGATGTTAGTCCTTTCATTCACAGTTATTATACGAACATTTTCTTTGAATATGCTGTAATTGAGCTGTAATGCATTTTGGAAAAGTCAGACGACACGTATATAGAGTTCTGGTACCGCGCCTAACACTAACCTTTAGCAATAACACATTCATCTATTTAGTTTTTTGTTAACTAGCAGTTAATGCGAAGGAAAACAGAGTTATAACAGTCAACAATACACGTGttgtaatatatattataaatatctTGTCTATATGTGTGTGATGTACCCTCTGAGCATCATGTTATTTTCGCAGTATCGTCAAATTGACATATCCTTTAAAGTATATCTTTTTATCAAGGGATCGAAGTTGTTTCTGGCGAATGTTGGGAGGTTTACAAAAGCGTTTATGTATTCTGTCTTCCGTCGAAAAACTAGTTACCGTACAGTGTATAAATATGTTGCCAGACATACACATGCAGTTCAACAATGACGATAGATCGACGCGCCTAGATAAACTTTGGACATGTCACGGCCTATAAGACACTTAATTCTATATCCAGACACATAATTACTTTGTTATTGCGAGGGAATTACAGAAACACCCGTCTGGTGGACGCGCAGTGTCATGGAACGAGCATTCTTTTGTCCGTCGATTTGTTCTGATCAAAAAGTGAACAACTAGGGAAAGGTACGCAAATTCGCATAAAAGACTGAAGTGTCGGCGGGGGAATCTTTCTCTGTGAGTGGCATGTTGTCATTATCTATGCCTTCTCCCCAGCCACTCTTGTACAGTATCGGGTACCACTCTCACGAGTAAGACCCTTCTGCATTCGGTGCCTGGAATACTTGGAAAGTTCACATATTCGATATCTTTGGCCTTTACTTTGACTCACTGTCGAttacatttgataaaacttCATGTGTGCCTGAGAACCCATTTTTGAGTCCTTTTTTTCTTCAAGCTCTATAACCAGTCATCGCAGGCGTTGTTTTGTCTGTTTTGCGTACAGACCATGGGGGTTCAACAGGTTGCGCAGAGCGATGACCCGTGGATGGATAAAAGCAGCAGCGTTCTCATCCACCCGCACCCCTCCCCGACCCcttcaaacacacaaacactagCATCTATGTCTAATTTTACTGCTAATCGCGCAAAATCGTTCAAAATAAAGTGCATACATGCCTTTGTACTCAACGAGCTTCAAATAGATAATCCAATCGCTCGAAAGTGCTGAGACGCTGctatttttggttttgataAGATAAAAATAGAATACGATCTGAAAATATCTGTGAATACAATTTAAGCACAATAATTCGAAGATCTTCGTGATATAGGATAAAAATATGCCATCATAATacaaattaacataattttccatgtttataaatttacatatcatcTAAACTGTTCAAGGAGCTCGTCGCAACACGTTATTAATTTATAATTTCGCTTTTATTGCAGATGTCGTGGTTGATATTATTAAAAACTGCGAGTTCAGGAAAACTCCCGAAGATACAGTTATCATACGACAGGGCGAGAGAGGTGACAGGTACGATTGTCTGACATAATTGCGTTGTATCCTCTAGGGAAATTGTCAGCAATGGCACATTCGAACACTTACTTATCAATACCATGCAAAGACCCTTCAAAGGTTTCACGCTGTAAAGTTattcgccccccccccccgggaaaATTCGCCGGGGTGATACAATGCCACCAGCGTGGGTATGAGTATGTTATATTACATATCGCATGACCGTGTCAATTTACATATCATATACACTCGCGTTTCTCTCCCGTAAAATCTAATTACCAGGCGTGGTAATTTAAACGCGTAATGTAATTAGTAGGTTTGTTTCTTGTATTACGGCTGCAAAGCATGACAGACGATGCACTGAATGCACAATGGAAATTCTATGAAAACACGAATTGACAGTGTTTTTAGGCGGAAAAATTTATGACGGTACACGTGCGGGGTCTCTTCAAGAGGTATTTCTCCTCGTCACGATGGACACGTTTCCGTGCCAATCATACGTGCCAGTTCGCACCTTTTCTACTTCAGTACTTACGTCAATCTATTCATTGTGTATTGCACTATCGTTTGCTTTCTGTCTGGAAATAAAACGGACTAGGTGTATCGTATTACAATTCACAGCATCACAGTGTGAAGCCCATTTAAATGCATTTCTTTTAATTTGAACACAACACCACAGTTGAATTCATGGCACAGTACTAGACTTGTCTCTTAGAAACTGGCCTATGTATTTTGTACAGCATGGCATACAGAAGCttttatatttctatttcaAAGAATGTTTTGCGTACTGCAATTTGTTTAACATTCTCGTCCTGTATGTTTTTGTGCATATTTATTGGATAACATTATATAGATGGCGATTTCGTCCCAGGTTTCAGAACATTCGATCTCTAATGGCTCTCATTTACAAATTGTATGTAGCCTACGTAGCTTGTTTTTACATCATCATCTATAGAGATACTCTAAAGTTCTCATGCTTGCTCCGGGTAGACCGATTTATTGTTATACATAAGCAATTTGAAAGCATTGATGTTCGCCATTGTAAGCAATTATCTTCTTGCAATTACAACTATTATAAATCTTAGAGGATGACATTGCTGCCCTTAAATGTTAAACTCGATTGATGTAAATGCAGACTTCTTAAAAACGATCTTCATTAGTTtgatttgtgttgtttttggtaATGAAAATCATTTTATTCGATTCAAACTtctcgaaaataaaaaaataactaaCCATTATAAATATAgagaagaagaataaatcaaTTAAGAATATTACGTCGTATTCTGAGTTCCTGTCTGAATAACATCGTTAAATCTGATGACATTTGCCTGATCATCAGCGAGCGGTAGAATGATCATGAATGTTGACAAGATTCGACtctgttgtgtttcagtttctTCATCAACCTCAGCGGTTCTGTCTCGGTATACATCAACGCCCAACTCGAAGACTTGGGCGTGGCGAGGAAGAAGACGGCGAAGAGCAGGAAGAAGAGCGAAGAAAAGAGCAGGCGGATATCCGAGGAACTGAGGGCGAGAAAGAGAAGCGAGGTCGCCGAGAAACAGAGGAGGATATCCCAGGAGAAAAATAGGCGAACCTCGAAGGAGTCAGGAGGCGCTGCCAGCAGAAAGACATCGGCCGAAGTCAAACAGCCCGACCGGGTGAAAGACGGCGTCGACTCGAGGGCACAGCCGGATAGGAGAGAATCATCAGAGAGACCCGAGAGATCAAAAACCCCGGTGAAGAAAGCAGTTGACTCCACTTCTTCGTCGTCCTCGGACGAGGATGACGACGAAGATGACGACGATGAAGAGGACGAGGTGGAAGCGCCGGCTGATCTGAAGTCAAATCTTCCAAAAGAGAAGAAGCGAGATGATAAGAAGTTGGACAGGACACCGTATGGTCAGCATATCGTGCAGTTAGGTCAGTAGAGTGTGCTTTGCAGGGGAATAATGGCCCGGGAGAGGACGGTATTGAAATCATCCCAGATGTGGAATTTTAACTATAATTCTTACTTTCAATGTTTTGTCTCGTAAACATTGACAAAACACAGTCATTTAAATTCTAGAAGATATTGAGGTAGCAGAAACTCTGTACCAGTGGTTGAAATATTCGTCTACGATAGTGAGGCGAATTCGTGTGCATATACTATACTTTCGTATCTGactacactttgacaaaatactGTTAATATGCCCTAGGGCTCTGCTATTGAAATACGGCAAGTGACCTTGTTGACGTATTTACGGCCTTGAACAAACGGGAATGTGtttgaactttaaaaaaaaaacatatctcATTCGTTGCACTTCACTGACAGCTCACCTATATCCCATGAGATTAAAGTACAATGCAGCTTAACCTTGTTATTCAGGTCCCTTGTTTTCCTGCATGGCTAAATCAATATTGAAAACTAAATTGCTATGAACAAATCTACCAAAGTCTGTAAAGCTGAACCCGGCGGATTCATTCATCCTGTACCTTGCACGAATGAACACGGCACACAGAAGAGGTCCAAATTATGCCATTTACTCTGCGTTTAATGAGCGTGTAATTTTTACCGATTAAATCCAATTACCTGTCGTTGGAAGtgcctgaattgactctctgcCAGTAACGAGAACTGAACCAGAGTCAGTGTGTCTCCAATGTTCGCAGCAACCCTGGGCGAAGTGAGCCTTCATTATCGCTGCAAATCAAACGCCCgtacaaaaaaatcaacatcGATTTACTCTGAATCCGAGACGACTTTGTTAATATTTAATCTTCTCACTGGTAGGAACTAACTTTAAAGCTGCTGTGTGAATCAACTTCCCCCGTGAGCAGCTTCTTTAGTTGACGTCATGCACGGTGGCATTTCGTCTGTAGTGAAATTTACTGAAAGGATGGGTGTTGACTTTCGAGTAAAAATTCGCAGGAATCGAATCGAAAACTGCCAGCAACtgtgaaatttcagtttaaacCTACACAAACTATTTTTCTACTCTACCGGTGAGGAAGATGCGTGCAATCGAGTAACTGAGCCTAAAGGATGACGCCTTTTTTCGTTTGTGATGAGTCATTCATGTTCGGATATTCACTGATGTGATAAAATGTGAGGAAAAAATTATCGGTTCATTGGATCGGAGTTGAAAGAtatgacctcccccccccccaagaaaatttgaagaaaaaaatctttgtaAAACAATGCCTCTGGGTGTATGTGTGATGTGAAAACATTTAGGCctataattaaaaataaatattcaactATGTTCTTAAAATTAAAGAGAGCAAATAAATTTGAAACACAGCGAAATAATGGTAATTATGCATTCCTTGTCAAAAATTCCATGATCATCTGTCTCTGCGATATGGACAAAATGACGTAAGTTCTGTTTCATCGATTGGGTGAGGATTAAGACCGTATATTTAATGACGTGTtttctgcagtgttcaacgaGATTACTGACCTAATTTAAACTTTATATTTACTCTATTGACACAACTCGCTCGATGTTTGATCTCATCTTTAATATACTTCTCGGCGTACGAAATAATAACTTCTTTGAGGACCCCATTTCTTACTACATATCACTGCCGTTGATGAAGCATAGAGCTTCTTTACTCCTTTTTGTTTAACCACTTGACTCGCACATTTTCTGTGACTTAAGACGTGTTTGTTCGTCTTGTGTTATGTTCTATTAGTTCCAATGGACTCTTCACACGCTGCGTGCTAATAACTTATTTGCGCCGAGATGCTTAACACAttttttcctcattttacaCTTTTCACTCATGCGCGTGCGCATTATAAGGGAAAATGAAGTCAGTATGCAATAGAAAGGCAATGTGAATATTCTTTCGTGATGTAGCTTGGCTGGCAGGGGTTGCTGTTGCATTGAGAAGATATGCCACATGAAAAATGTTATGGTTCTGAAAAATTCATTGAATACTTTTAAAATGCTTCAGATAAAATGccttaataataattttaaaataatgttattcCGAAATCGATTGTATGTCCGATTTTTTTCCATCGCACAGGTAGTGGTAAAAGTTTCGGTGAGATCGCCCTCATTCAGAAGAATTGCATCCGTACGGCCTCCATCATCGCCGACACAGACTGTGATCTGATTGTGATCAATCGAGACCTCTACACTCGATGTCTGAAGGCAGCCCAGGAAGCTGAGTTCAGAGCCAAGCACGCTTTCATCAATAACTTCCCTCTCTTCAAGTGAGTCCCCCCTCCTCGTTCCACACCCTTCTTTTGTATGTCAGTTGAAGTTTGTCGTTATTGACAATTTATGGAAACCATTTTGTATCTGATAGTTACCAGTATGTACAGAGATCATTAGCGATGTTGTTTTTATCGATTGGCGCGGCCGACCTTAATTTCGATCGAACGCTCGGAGAGGTTGTTCTTTTTAGTGTTTTTCCAATAATAGGTGTCCATTTAAAAGGTCGCCGCACATTGTACAGTTATTGAGGTCCCGCGGTATTGTCGGGTCAATTGGTTAAGGTTATCAATGGAATGGGATGATGAAATAAACCACTAAAAGCAATCGGCTTTCTTATTGAATAAACAGAAAGGTTATGAATACGCGAAGAAATGTCGGTTTCTTTCCGTGGTTGTCCTGACAACTGGGttgaaacaaagacaaacaGTATACCGACTGCCGTTCGTTTGTGTCACATTTCAAGTGCAGGGAAGGCAGACGCATCGGAAACGATGTATGCTGTCGCCTCTTGCCGCTTGGGTTTCAGAGCCGACACATCTTCCATTTTCGTCGTCGCGTTTCCGTTCGATATAAGGTCAAAGGGATTCCATCTAAGGCCTGATCAATGTGCTGTCAATAAATGACATGCAAAAACTCAATAAATCGGCTGTTAGTTGCTAAAATAGAACTCTGCGTTTATCAAACAACATCCTACGGGGTCAGGTAAAATGTTGCTTGAGCAGTCAAGGGAATGATATATCGCTTTTAATTAGGAAATTAACTTTTCTATACACACTTTACATTGGGTTACCAGGGTACACAATGAGTTGTCATGACGACCAAGTTGGCTTCGGCATGATGAACAGCTTCGACTAATTAAATTACGATATTCGTATCGGGGTGAGGGTCGATCATTCGAATTAATCGGGatttgttttcttctttttttttaacttgTTACTCAAGAAAATGGAATCCGAAGTTCCGGAACCTGATAGCCATGAGTCTGCGAAAAATTCAGGTCAAGTATAACCATCCCATCGTGAGGCAAGGAGAGAAACTGCGCGCCATCGTCTTCATTGCCAAGGGCCAAGCCAAAGTGTCGATAGAGCCCGCCCTCAGCAAGCAGCAATATCCCGATTTCTTTCCACAGAAGGACTCGGTGTACGCCGAATTCAGGTAAAGCTGGTCAAGAGTGTGCGTGCGCCTCTGACTTTGAATCACGCATATGTAAACATTTCATGACTTAAGTGAATCTTTTAATGTATTCTTCCATCGGTTTTGTTCAGTTTGTGAGTTGCAAAAAGTATTCGTCTGAGATCTAACGGCCCGTTGATTACTGAATTCAATTCTAgactagaattaatttgtcaacaagaaCATTGCACGTGTGTACATAATGTGTGTTGTGTGTTTTGAAggataatattttatattttaaagtgTTATAGGGACAAGAGAGTTGTAATAAACTTGTATTTTATAGGAGAGACGTCCCTTTGAGAATCTGTTTTCTAGGTTCATGCTCTGAAAACCAAACGTGGACAAGCTTTTGATATTGCCTCTAGTGATGACATATGGTCCCATGGTTTCGTGATTGATACTGCTGACGTAGAACGGAGCAGAGCATATATATCAACATTAATTGCGCTCTGATAAATTGATTGAAAATAATCAGCAAAATGGATCACCTGAAATTGATTTTCTTCTTGGACATAAGGCCATATGCGTTGTACTTTTGcccattaatatcaataataactTGACGACGCAACAAGCTTAATCAGCTGAAAGAGTTTTTGGAATTGGGTTTATCGATGGGTAAAGTTTTCGGTTTTTTCCTTTAATGCAcgctaaaattcacaaacagtaTGGCGCCCACGAATCCTTCCTCTTATTTGCCACTTTCACCATTGGTTTCGCGAAACCGTCaactaaaattcacaaacagtaTGGCGCCCTCGAATCCTTCCTCTTATTTGCCACTTTCACCATTGGTTTCGCGAAACCGTCAACTTTTCTCCAATCGTCAAAGTGTTGTGACCCAAATTATGCTCGGTTCACAAGATGAGAATGCTCTGTCGACAGTTCCGATCCAGCAGTACGTTGAATCAGTGTATTCTTCTGAACTGATTTTTTTATGGTTGGATATGTCGATTTCCTGTAAGGTAAATGACAGTTGATAATGAGAGCCTCAAAGCACATGACGAATAGTTGCTATGATGAGGATAAGTCTTATTTTTAATGGAATGTTCATGTATTTGTTGagtttttatcatcatttgagTATCAGGATCATATATTCATGCCAAGGATAGGAGTATCAAGAGAAATTGCAAAAGCCAATGTGATTTTCTACTGACGTTTACCTGTCTGTTTCAACCCCCACGTGACCAGGAAGGACAAAACAGACCTCACGCTGAAGAACAGCAAAGTGAACGATATCAGAAAGAGCGGTCCCGATATCGCCCGTCGGAGAGAGGGTTACGTCGCCGCCGAGCGACAACGCAACAAGAAGTGCGTCGACATCTGTGTGGTCGGCACCAACGAAATGATAGGTAGGTACGATGTTTATTTCAGTCTTCATTGCATTAAGCACCGACAATATCTCGTATCTGCTTCCCGTAGAATCGGTTTGAGAGATGCAGTCCTTCAAAGTGCTTCTTTACCGATCTACTATGAAATGCTTCACTGACTAAAATTATAGACAACTGAGAGGTGAAGTTGAAAATTTCGAGGTTTTATGGAAGTGATGATGGGGCGGCAGGGCACCAACCAGTACGTTGAAATAATAGCAGGTTATTCAAAGCACTACCAGGGTGCGTAATACTAACTACCTTTTCTATATGCAGTATAGTGTTGAATTCTGGATCTTTGAATTTGCTTCATTTTTTCCCGCCAAGGCGACGTGGAAGCTGTGTTGAAACTCGGTACGTACATGCAGACGGTGACGAGCATGGAGGCTACCGACATATTTGAACTGAACTTGAACAACTTCGAACGTCTTATCATCAAGAAGAACCCCACAACGCTTGACAACATGAAGATGAGCATAGAAACCAAGCTGAAGTCGAGGCTGGGACGACTCAACTCAGTGAAGGAGGGACAGGTAGGAGTAACTAAGAATCTATCGGTTGAAATTGTTGATGTGCTCTTCAGTTTATTGTTCGGTTTGATATACTGAACACAAGATCAGGTCGAAATGcccagtgttcagcttgtcaatacaCCTCTCAAACAATGCAAACCATATACATTCAGTCCTCACGCGCCCTTACTGCACGGCTACCAATTCAATACAGACTTGGCTACAAAACTCTGCCTCTTGACTAACAAAACCCTCGATGGCCAAGCGCCAGTGTCCATTCAACATTTGATTAAGCTCGACAAATCTACACGTGTGTAATTGCGTTCCGAATCGAAAAACCAGTTTTTGCGTAGCTCAGTATAGATAGAAAAGATATTGAGGAAGATCTTTCTCATCTGTTGCTCCATGACTTTGGAATTCCTTACCATTCGACAATTGAAAGCCATCCACTGTGGACAGCTTCAAGCATAAATTAAAAGATTCCTTTGCTTGCCAAGGCAACCGCGCCTCTGAGAATAACATTGCTTATTGACTTTGGCGcgttataatatttttattggtttattgattgattgattgattgattgattgattgttataTCTAAGTTATGGTTATAACTGattttcagcttgtcaacacacctTATAAGTGTTTGTTGCATCTGGGTTATTACAACTgggcttaaagggacaaagtcggccatttttcatgaattttgtttgatgcgagatactacttatattgtttgacatgttgaaagatactgaatgaatgggtgaccatacatacatttaaccccggttttagacatatTAAACGAAactatcgcgaaaatgaattaatggtaatgaccattaatttattttcgcgtctaaaaccggggtcgaacttatatattcatggtcatccattcattcagtatctttcgatatgtcaaacaatataagtagtatctcgcatcaaacaaaattcatgaaaaatggccgactttgtcccagATGAGAAtacatttgtcaacaattaaATTGTGCCTTTTATACACTCTGTGATATATTTGCACggctaatattttgaatgtcaacgtACTTTGTTGATGATAAACATCAAGAAGAATAAGCAGATATATTTGTTTAAAGaatcaaaagtaataaaattcTATCAGGGGTTGCAATTATTGCAactgtaaaaattgtattgtgTCGAAACTTCGGAAAATACGCACAtgcacaaaaataaatattaccaTCGTAAACATTGCAGAAAAAACGGTAGTGGTTTTCGCGTTCAAGCCTATGCATTCAAATTTTCAGAAGGGAATGGTCGTGTTCTCTCCAACAAAGGCCAAAAAGGGGAATTCGGGGTTAACGATTGCTGCACAAATAACAAGGTGGCGTCGAGGTCATTCTACGCACAGAGTGAACAATATATGTAAGACCGCGACAACAACATAAGTCGTATGACAGTATTCAAGTGCCTCAACTGGGCTACTTAAGAAACAGCCGACGGGGATTTCACGCCTTCGACAATCTCGACAATTATTCCCGACTTTTCAGCTCCTGTGACCCTTTGCATACCATCCGTAGCAGCATGAAAGCCCCTCGTTTGTCTCTTATCTGCCCTTGCTATATCCAAGGCGTTCTGATGCGGACATCGCAGGGGCACGGTATCCGTGTACAGCGAACGTTTGGGACTCGGTGCTTGAAAAGCTCAAAGTTCGAGGAGGCCTAAAGGGATTGACGTTGTCGAAAAGAATAAGTGTATTCGTGGCCATGCGcggtttgtaaaatattttgagataAAATGTCACTATGAAGGGCCATAAAACGTACAAAGTAGTCATGGCTAATAACGGCACATTTGTAACGACTTTATCTGTAACGACTTTATCTCCATGTCATGTCATTAGGGATTAGTGAGCACTTAAATAATTATAAGTCAAGTGCAAGCATTAGACCACGTGAATGAGTTGTATCAGAGATAACTGTGAAAATTATGAACACAGACAAATGATTTGCAGATTCCATAAGCGTC encodes:
- the LOC139135160 gene encoding titin homolog, yielding MALHMYERVVNLISKEPDERKVSDIESLLQWFLNKSNLLKSLQKDVVVDIIKNCEFRKTPEDTVIIRQGERGDSFFINLSGSVSVYINAQLEDLGVARKKTAKSRKKSEEKSRRISEELRARKRSEVAEKQRRISQEKNRRTSKESGGAASRKTSAEVKQPDRVKDGVDSRAQPDRRESSERPERSKTPVKKAVDSTSSSSSDEDDDEDDDDEEDEVEAPADLKSNLPKEKKRDDKKLDRTPYGQHIVQLGSGKSFGEIALIQKNCIRTASIIADTDCDLIVINRDLYTRCLKAAQEAEFRAKHAFINNFPLFKKWNPKFRNLIAMSLRKIQVKYNHPIVRQGEKLRAIVFIAKGQAKVSIEPALSKQQYPDFFPQKDSVYAEFRKDKTDLTLKNSKVNDIRKSGPDIARRREGYVAAERQRNKKCVDICVVGTNEMIGDVEAVLKLGTYMQTVTSMEATDIFELNLNNFERLIIKKNPTTLDNMKMSIETKLKSRLGRLNSVKEGQVPLLETLVEKFEDMNTPPSRKQMKKKNEGEKMPLLMDTAYLSSLTERKKQRDFLRRRQRERRIKAQQLIKALTAHASSNMNTSLHTLDHKVLEEALQTGALDATATLRTGTITLNPMAAKEANFNPNVLTNNQTTASSILPTQQTIVRPPKTPADYTPKPWLKRSNSPLRSQTALSYTSTHVTSATDSAYGESRTDDEEDVDNVIEVNESEISTLEDKIRQWCISANGTSTSTRARGYFPKLRRLSELERDHLLRSKLPLRYRARTQAQKIFGKREFLHRHNVPVPASTDYNGFAEVE